CTTTCAGTTTGGGTCTAGTCAGTGTACTCTCCCTaagattcaaaattctCAAAGCCTCTTTGTCGTCCATTTTACGTTGGAATCCgcctttgaaaaaactcTTGCCTCCAACTCCGGGCTGCTTTGACTTGAAAATACCTGCAATGACATACGTAAATGCCAGTCCACCAAGGGTGCATATTACTGGATGTTGAGCGACGTAATCAGAAGCTGTATTGAAGTAATATTCACTGTCTTTACGTTTGCTTCCTGAGTTAGCTTCTAATGGATTTACTAGTGTTTGATTAGACATCCTAGGTCCTTATAAGAAGAAAGATAAAAACTAATGAGTGCggaaagattgaaatttcGTGGAGCAAAAGTTATCGAAATGTAGACAAACGACGAAAGCCATAACATTGCACGGAATTTACTACCTCCATAAATCTAACTACATTCTTCATTGACTTCCAGAAACCAGCAGCTTGTTTTTACGGCAAAGAGAACAAGTGTAGTGTTTGTTTTTAACACCTACAAAGTGAACAATACTTGGCGGACTCACTTTCCTACTTTGTCAGTTCATGTCACCGCAAGATGCTGGTTggtcaaaagaaaaaaaaaaaactacGAAAGATCGATCCGGGTAACCTCATCATGAAAAATTTAACATAGAAAGAGGTAGAAATTTTATCAACTACCATCTTCCAGAATACAACAACGCTATGAGAATTTATAGTTGTCATTTCTGCTCATCACCTGTCTATCCTGGACATGGAATAATGTTTGTGCGTAATGATGCTAAGGAGTTTCGGTTTTGTCGTTCGAAGTGCCACAAGTTGTTCAAGCAACGTCgaaatccaagaaaactcaAATGGACCAAAGCCTTTAGAAAAGCTGCTGGTAAAGAATTGGCGGTGGACTCTACTCTCACATTTGCAACAAAAAGGAATATTCCAGTTAGATACAATAGGGAATTGGTCGCAACAACGCTGAAGGCAATGGCTAGGATTGAACAGATCAGACAGAAAAGAGAACGAGCATTCTACAAGAACAGAATGAAAGGAaacaaagacaaagagTTATCACTGGATAGGAAACTTGTAGAGAATAATGCGGTACTTCTTAGAATGAGAGAAGTTGAACTTCGTACGAAGGAGGAAAAGCGTGTCCAAAAACTGCAAAAGGCGCAGAATGCACAAGATGAAATGGACATCTCTACGGACTCTGAAGCGGAATTTAGTGAGCAAGAGGAGTCAAGTGAAGAGGAGGGAGCTCAAAAAATAGTCTTGaccaacaagaaaaagctCAGACAAAAGGCATGACCCTTTTTCCTGACGGTGTGTATAGCAAAATTTTTAGGATATGTATCACTTATAGATTTATAGGTTGATTTGATGGTGTCTCAGTTGGCTCTGACCTTGCCGTTAAAGGaagctttttgaaaactccaaCGAAACCTCCGCCTGAGATCT
This window of the Komagataella phaffii GS115 chromosome 2, complete sequence genome carries:
- a CDS encoding J-protein co-chaperone of the mitochondrial import motor is translated as MSNQTLVNPLEANSGSKRKDSEYYFNTASDYVAQHPVICTLGGLAFTYVIAGIFKSKQPGVGGKSFFKGGFQRKMDDKEALRILNLRESTLTRPKLKESHRRIMLLNHPDKGGSPFLATKINEAKTLLDKRPNLKNK
- a CDS encoding ribosome biogenesis protein RLP24 encodes the protein MRIYSCHFCSSPVYPGHGIMFVRNDAKEFRFCRSKCHKLFKQRRNPRKLKWTKAFRKAAGKELAVDSTLTFATKRNIPVRYNRELVATTLKAMARIEQIRQKRERAFYKNRMKGNKDKELSLDRKLVENNAVLLRMREVELRTKEEKRVQKLQKAQNAQDEMDISTDSEAEFSEQEESSEEEGAQKIVLTNKKKLRQKA